The Trueperaceae bacterium genomic interval AGGATCAATGCAGTACCTCGTTGATCCGTCCGGTCACGTCGTCCATCGAGCCCATACCGTCCACTACCACCAGCTTGCCCTGACCACGGTAGTAGTCGAGCAGCGGTTGGGTGTCGTTCCGGTAGACCTCCATCCGTTTGCGGATGGTGGCTTCATTGTCGTCGAACCGCCCCTCGTCCCGAGAACGCCGCATGAGCCTCCTGACCAACTCCTCCTGGTCCACCTCGAGGGCTACAGCGGCGGTCACCGAGGTATCCAGCTCGGCCAGGAGCGCATCGAGCGCGGCGGCCTGGGCCGAGGTGCGGGGGAAACCGTCGAGCAGCACCCTGACGTTCTGCTCGTCTTCGAGTTCATCTCGCACCATGGCGATGATGAGGTCGTCGGGCACGAGATCGCCCGCTTCCATGATCCCCTTGGCTCGCTGCCCGAGCTCGGTGCCACGCTCCACGTGCTCGCGGAGCATGTCGCCGGTCGACAGCTTCACCAGCCCTCGGCCGTGAGCCAGGCGGTTCGCCTGAGTACCCTTGCCGGCTCCAGGCGGTCCCATGAGCAGGAGGACTTCGGAGTCGGGCCGGGCGTCCACTAGAAGCGCCTCCCGCGGCCACGGATCCGGCCCTTGCTCACGAAGCCCTCGTAGTGCCGCATCATCAGCTGCGATTCGAGCTGCCGCAGGGTGTCGAGCGCGACGCCTACGACGATCAGCAGTCCGATGCCGGAGAAAACGAAGGAGAGCTGGCCGGTGCCGGTGATCCATGCAAGGGTTTGCGGCAGTGCGTTCACCGCGCCCAGGAAGAGAGCCCCCCAGAGTGTGATGCGACTGGTGATGCGGGTCAGGTGATCGGTGGTCGGCTGACCCGGTCGTACCCCGGGTACGAAGCCGCCGTACTCACGCAGGTTCTCTGAGATCCTGCGGGGATCGAATGAGATCTGCGTATAGAAGTAGGTGAACGCCATGATAAGCAGCGTGCTGGTCAGAAGGCCCTGCCACTGCGAGGTGTTGAACCAGACGCCGATGGCCTGCAGCCAGCCGACCGTAGGGAACGCTCCGATGATGGTCGTGGGCAGGATCAGGATCGACACCGCGAAGATGATCGGGATGACGCCCGCTGCGTTGAGCCGGAGCGGGATGTAGGTACTCTGGCCCCCCATCACCTTGCGCCCGACGACCTTGCGAGCGTACTGGACCGGGATCCTCCGCTCCGCCTGCTGCACTAGCACCATGCCGGCGATGGCGACGATCAGGAGGATGAAGAAGAACACCAGGCCGAAGACGTTGCCCTCGCCCTGGCTGATCAACGCGAACTGCTGAGAGAGGGCGTTCGGATAGGCGGCAACGATGCCCGCGTAGATGATCAGTGAGATGCCGTTGCCGATGCCGTACTCGCTGATCTTCTCGCCCAGCCACATCACGACGCTGATGCCGGCAACCTGGGTGACCATCACCACGAACCAGAAGAACGGCCCGTTCGACCAGCCCACTCTGAGCGCCCCGGAGGGGCCCAGCAGCGCGATTGCGAGGAAGAGCGACTGGATCGCCCCCAGCGCGGTCGCGCCGTAGCGCGTGTACTGGGTGATCTTGCGGCGGCCCTCCTCGCCCTGCTTGGCGAGGTCCTCCAGCGGTTTGTAGGTCGAAGTGAGGAGCTGGATGATGATGCTGGCGGTGATGTAGGGGATCACCCCGAGGGCAGCGATCGAGAAGACCTCGAAGTTGCCGCCCGAGATGAAGTTGAGCAGGGTGAACACGTCACCCTGTCCGAAGTTCCCCGATTGCAACGCCTGGATGTCGATCCCCGGCGTGGGGATGAATACCATCAGCCGGTACACGGCAAGCAGGCCGATCGTGACCAGCAGCTTCGCACGCAGGTCGGGAATGACCAGGGCGTTGCGAAAGGCAGCAAGCATTACTGCTGCTCCTCTCCGCTACCATCCTCCGACGCACCCTGGGTCTCTTCCTCGGCAGGCTTCTTCGCGGCCTTGGCCTTGGACTCCTTCTTGGCGCCGCTCGCCTTGGTGCCGTCGGCGCCGCTCGCCTTCGCCGCGCTGTTAGAGCCGGCTTCGCCTTCGGCCGCGGCCGATCCGCTGTTCTGCTTGCGGGCGCTCCCGGGCTTCTCGTCCGCCGACTGGGCCTTGGCCTGCTTTCCCTTCTTCGGTGCGGCCTCACCGGCCCCGAGTTCGTCGGCGCCACGCACCGTGCCGCCGCTTGCGATGACGGCCTGGGCGGCGCTGCGGCTGAACGCGTCGACGTCCACCTGAAGCTTCGAGACCTCCAGTTCACCGCGGCCGAGAAGCTTGACGGGCTTGTTGGCGTAGCGGACCAGGCCCCGCTGCTCGAGCGTCTCGGCAGTCACCGTGGCGCCCTCCTCGAAGACGCTCAGGTCTTCGAGGTTGACCAGCTGGAACTCTTCCCGCTCACGGGTGAAGCCGCGCTTCGGGAGCCGCATCACGAGTCGGGAGCGGCCGCCCTCCCAGCCGGCTCCCTGGCTGAAGCCGCTGCGGCTCGACTGGCCTTTCTGGCCACGGCCGGCGGTCTTGCCGCGGCCGCTGCCCAGGCCGCGCCCTACCCGGCGGCGCGATTTCTTCGAACCGGGCGCGGGTTTGAGGTCGTTGATCTTCATTTGCCCTGCCCTTCAACGGTGGAAGCTTCGATGGTTAGTAGGTAGGCGACCTTCCTGACCATGCCCTGGACGTCGGGGGTGTCGGCCACTTCGCGAGTGTCGCCGATCTTCTTCAGGCCGAGGCCCCGCAAGGTCGCCCGCTGATCTTTCGGCACGCCGATCTGAGAGCGAGTGAGAGTCACCTTCACTGGGCCATCTCCCGCTCGCGCTTGGCGTCCTCGAACGTCTTGAGCTGCTTCAGTCCGTCGATCACCGCGTAGGAGACGTTGGTCATGTTGCGCGAACCGAGCTCCTTGGTGAGGAGGTTGCGGTAGCCCGCGAGTTCGACGATCGCACGGGGAACGGTGCCTGCGATCACGCCGGTACCGGGACCGGCGGGCTTGAGCATGACCCGAGAGGTGCCGTGGGAACCCAGCACCTCGTGAGGGATGGTGCCGGCGCCTTCGATCGGAACCTCGATCAGATTGCGGCGGGCGACGTACTGGCCCTTCTGGACGGCCAGCGGTACTTCCTTGGCCTTGCCCAGACCGATGCCGACCCTGCCGTTGCGGTCGCCGATGACCACCATGGCGCCGAAGCGGAAGCGACGGCCACCCTTGTAGGTCTTGGCGGTACGGCGGATGAAGATTACCTTGTCTTCGAAATCGGTGTCAGCCATCAGAACTCCAGGCCTCCCTCGCGTGCGCCTTCGGCCAGAGCCTGGACGCGGCCGTGATAACGATAGGCGCCGCGATCGAATACAACGCGCTTCACGCCCTTCTCGATCGCCCGTTCTGCCAGCGCCTTGCCGACCGCGCGGGCCTGATCGATCTTGGTGCCTCTGGTCGCCAGGCTCTTGGAGTTCGCCTCGGCAACGGTCATCCCCTTCTCATCGTCGATGAGCTGGGCGTAGATGTACTTGGCGCTGCGGAACACGCTGAGGCGCAGGCGTCCGGTCGCGACCGGGCGCTCGAGCCGACTCCGCGTGCGGAAGGCGCGGCGCTCTTTGGTAGTGAGTGTTCTCATTCCTTACTCCTCGATTACCGCGCGGCGGCCTTGCCGGGCTTGAGACGGACCTCTTCGCCCTGGTAGCGGACGCCCTTGCCGTGGTAGCTGTCGGGCGGCCTCACGGCGCGGATGTTCGCCGCCACCTGTCCGACGAGCTGCTTGTCGATGCCGCTGACCACGATCCGGGTAGGTTCGGGAGCGGCGATCGTCACGCCTTCGGGCGGCTCTATGGTGACGGTGTGCGAGTAGCCGACGTTGAGTTCGAGCTGCTTGCCCTTCATCTGGCAGCGGAAGCCCACGCCGCGGATCTCGAGGTGACGCTCGAAGCCTTCGGTCACGCCGGTCACGGCGTTTGCGACCAGCGCGCGGGCGAGGCCGTGATGGGCGCGGTCGTTGCGATGATCGCTGGGGCGCTCGACGGTGACGACGCCATCCTCCTGCTTGACGGTGAGGCGCTCGCTCACAGGCACCTGCAACTGGCCCTTCGGACCCTTCACCGACACCAGGCCGTCGTCGACCTTGACTTCGACGCCCTTGGGAAGCTGGATCGGGGAGTTGCCGACTCGAGACATCACCAGACCTCGCAGATGACTTCGCCGCCGACGTTCTTGCGGCGCGCCTCGCGGTCGACCATGAGACCTTGCGAGGTGCTCAGGACGGCTACGCCCAGACCACCGCGCACCACCGGCACGTGCTTGGCATTGGCGTACGCCCGCCGTCCAGGACGCGATACGCGGGTAAGGGAGTTGATGAGCGGTGCACGCTTGGGGCCGTACTTGAGGCCCACGCGGATGACCGGGTGGCCGTCCACATCGACCTGCTCGACCGACTTGAGGTAGCCTTCGCGAACGAGGAGTTCGGCGAGAGCCCGCTTGAACTTGCTTGCGGGTATGTCTACGCTCTCGGAGCCTATCGCCCCGGCGGTACGGATCCTGTTGAGCATGTCCGCGATCGGATCACTATGCATCTTCGCCTACTTTCGCGAGACCGGTATCAGCGGACTCCCGCTGACCTTTGCCTCTGGTTTTCGACATCTCTCTTGTGTTCACGCTTTCCTCTGTTTTGTGTCCGAGGCGATAGCTGCTTACCAGCTCGACTTGGTCACTCCCGGCAGGTATCCCTCATGGGCGAGCTCACGCATGCAGATGCGGCAGAGGCCGAAGTCGCGGAGATAGCCGCGGGCACGGCCGCAGCGCTGGCAGCGGTTGACGGAGCGCGTGGAGAACTTGGCTTCACGCTTACTCTTTGCGATCTGGGCCTTGGTAGCCAATTCGATCCCTTTCCTTATTTCCTGAACGGCATGCCGAGCAGCTCGAGCAGGCTTCGTGCCTCTTCGTCCGTCCGGGCGGTCGTCACGATAGTGATGTCCATGCCGCGCACGGCGTCGGACTGATCGTACGAGACCTCGGGGAACACCAGCTGCTCGCGGATGCCGAGGCTGTAGTTGCCTCGACCGTCGAACGAGCCGCTAGGCACGCCACGGAAGTCACGCACCCTGGGAAGGGCGATGTTGACGAGCTTGTCGAGGAACGCCCACATGCGCACGCCGCGCAGGGTCACCTTGAGCCCGATCGGCATTCCGGTCCGGACCTTGAAGTTCGAGACGCTCTTCTTCGCCTTGGTGATGACGGGGCGCTGAAGGGCGATCTGGGCGAGCTCCTTCTGCGCCTTCTCCAGGACCTTCGAGTCGTCGCGGGCTTCGCCCAGGCCCATGTTGATGACGATCTTCTCGAGCTTCGGCACGGCCATCGGGTTCTGGTAGCCGTGGCGCTCCGAGAGCTGTTCGATGCTCTGCTGGTAGCGCTCCTTGATGGGTAGGTTCACCTGTTCCATGCTCACACTCACTCGTCGAGCTGCGCGCCGCTCTTGCGGGCGACCCTGACCTTGCGGCCGTCGTTCAGGAACTTCATGCCGATGCGGGTGGGCTCGCCGCTCTGCGGGTCGAGGACCATCACGTTCGAAGCGTGGATGGGCACCTCCTGCTCGCGGTAACCGCCGCGCGGGTTCTCCTGGGTGGGCCGCTGCGCCTTGCGGATCACGTTGACGTTCTCCACGAGCACCCGGTTCTTCTCCGGGAACACGGCCAGGACCTTCCCCTCGGACCCCTTGTGAGGACCCGATATGACCCGCACCTGGTCGTTGCGCTTTATGCGCATCTTCGTTCTGGCTCTAGGCATCAGAGCACCTCCGGGGCCAGCGAGACGATGCGCATGAACTTCTTCTCGCGCAGTTCACGCGCCACCGGGCCGAACACGCGCGTGCCGCGCGGCTCGTTCTGGTTGTTGATGATCACCGCGGCGTTCGAGTCGAAGCGGATGGCGGAGCCGTCCTTGCGGTTG includes:
- a CDS encoding adenylate kinase, which codes for MDARPDSEVLLLMGPPGAGKGTQANRLAHGRGLVKLSTGDMLREHVERGTELGQRAKGIMEAGDLVPDDLIIAMVRDELEDEQNVRVLLDGFPRTSAQAAALDALLAELDTSVTAAVALEVDQEELVRRLMRRSRDEGRFDDNEATIRKRMEVYRNDTQPLLDYYRGQGKLVVVDGMGSMDDVTGRINEVLH
- the secY gene encoding preprotein translocase subunit SecY: MLAAFRNALVIPDLRAKLLVTIGLLAVYRLMVFIPTPGIDIQALQSGNFGQGDVFTLLNFISGGNFEVFSIAALGVIPYITASIIIQLLTSTYKPLEDLAKQGEEGRRKITQYTRYGATALGAIQSLFLAIALLGPSGALRVGWSNGPFFWFVVMVTQVAGISVVMWLGEKISEYGIGNGISLIIYAGIVAAYPNALSQQFALISQGEGNVFGLVFFFILLIVAIAGMVLVQQAERRIPVQYARKVVGRKVMGGQSTYIPLRLNAAGVIPIIFAVSILILPTTIIGAFPTVGWLQAIGVWFNTSQWQGLLTSTLLIMAFTYFYTQISFDPRRISENLREYGGFVPGVRPGQPTTDHLTRITSRITLWGALFLGAVNALPQTLAWITGTGQLSFVFSGIGLLIVVGVALDTLRQLESQLMMRHYEGFVSKGRIRGRGRRF
- the rplO gene encoding 50S ribosomal protein L15 → MKINDLKPAPGSKKSRRRVGRGLGSGRGKTAGRGQKGQSSRSGFSQGAGWEGGRSRLVMRLPKRGFTREREEFQLVNLEDLSVFEEGATVTAETLEQRGLVRYANKPVKLLGRGELEVSKLQVDVDAFSRSAAQAVIASGGTVRGADELGAGEAAPKKGKQAKAQSADEKPGSARKQNSGSAAAEGEAGSNSAAKASGADGTKASGAKKESKAKAAKKPAEEETQGASEDGSGEEQQ
- the rpmD gene encoding 50S ribosomal protein L30 — encoded protein: MTLTRSQIGVPKDQRATLRGLGLKKIGDTREVADTPDVQGMVRKVAYLLTIEASTVEGQGK
- the rpsE gene encoding 30S ribosomal protein S5; this encodes MADTDFEDKVIFIRRTAKTYKGGRRFRFGAMVVIGDRNGRVGIGLGKAKEVPLAVQKGQYVARRNLIEVPIEGAGTIPHEVLGSHGTSRVMLKPAGPGTGVIAGTVPRAIVELAGYRNLLTKELGSRNMTNVSYAVIDGLKQLKTFEDAKREREMAQ
- the rplR gene encoding 50S ribosomal protein L18, translated to MRTLTTKERRAFRTRSRLERPVATGRLRLSVFRSAKYIYAQLIDDEKGMTVAEANSKSLATRGTKIDQARAVGKALAERAIEKGVKRVVFDRGAYRYHGRVQALAEGAREGGLEF
- the rplF gene encoding 50S ribosomal protein L6 encodes the protein MSRVGNSPIQLPKGVEVKVDDGLVSVKGPKGQLQVPVSERLTVKQEDGVVTVERPSDHRNDRAHHGLARALVANAVTGVTEGFERHLEIRGVGFRCQMKGKQLELNVGYSHTVTIEPPEGVTIAAPEPTRIVVSGIDKQLVGQVAANIRAVRPPDSYHGKGVRYQGEEVRLKPGKAAAR
- the rpsH gene encoding 30S ribosomal protein S8; the encoded protein is MHSDPIADMLNRIRTAGAIGSESVDIPASKFKRALAELLVREGYLKSVEQVDVDGHPVIRVGLKYGPKRAPLINSLTRVSRPGRRAYANAKHVPVVRGGLGVAVLSTSQGLMVDREARRKNVGGEVICEVW
- a CDS encoding type Z 30S ribosomal protein S14 yields the protein MATKAQIAKSKREAKFSTRSVNRCQRCGRARGYLRDFGLCRICMRELAHEGYLPGVTKSSW
- the rplE gene encoding 50S ribosomal protein L5: MNLPIKERYQQSIEQLSERHGYQNPMAVPKLEKIVINMGLGEARDDSKVLEKAQKELAQIALQRPVITKAKKSVSNFKVRTGMPIGLKVTLRGVRMWAFLDKLVNIALPRVRDFRGVPSGSFDGRGNYSLGIREQLVFPEVSYDQSDAVRGMDITIVTTARTDEEARSLLELLGMPFRK
- the rplX gene encoding 50S ribosomal protein L24, with protein sequence MRIKRNDQVRVISGPHKGSEGKVLAVFPEKNRVLVENVNVIRKAQRPTQENPRGGYREQEVPIHASNVMVLDPQSGEPTRIGMKFLNDGRKVRVARKSGAQLDE